One Mesorhizobium sp. L-2-11 genomic region harbors:
- a CDS encoding TRAP transporter small permease — protein MGKPQTRFDAILRILLDGIAGIAMTGIMIVVLLQVASRLLGRPVSWTEEATRYLFVWMIFFGVAAGFRTVETARVTVFIDMMPELMRRLSVPIYVVSSVLFFALTAWTGWMLAKQQYMMNETAATLVIPMWIIGTIMPIAAILAILAIFESLRTRRRYIELPDLGLPPGQAVEADIAVPDPEQKP, from the coding sequence ATGGGCAAGCCACAGACCCGCTTCGACGCCATCCTGCGAATCCTGCTGGACGGCATAGCAGGCATCGCGATGACCGGCATTATGATCGTGGTGTTGCTGCAGGTAGCAAGCCGCCTGCTCGGAAGACCCGTATCCTGGACCGAGGAAGCGACGCGTTATCTGTTTGTGTGGATGATCTTTTTCGGGGTAGCCGCCGGCTTTCGCACGGTCGAAACGGCGCGCGTGACTGTCTTCATCGACATGATGCCGGAACTCATGCGCCGGCTGTCCGTGCCGATCTATGTCGTGTCGTCCGTGCTCTTCTTTGCCTTGACCGCCTGGACGGGTTGGATGCTGGCGAAGCAGCAGTACATGATGAACGAAACTGCTGCGACACTCGTGATTCCGATGTGGATCATCGGAACGATCATGCCCATCGCCGCCATTCTCGCCATCCTGGCCATCTTCGAATCCCTGCGAACGCGCCGCCGCTACATCGAGCTTCCCGATCTTGGGCTGCCGCCCGGCCAAGCGGTGGAAGCGGACATCGCAGTTCCAGATCCGGAGCAGAAGCCATGA
- a CDS encoding alpha/beta fold hydrolase, producing the protein MSWKLDETVETSAGAVAAGQSGTGPALVLAHGWPWSSFSWHRIIPDLARRYRVHWYDMPGYGRSDKGAEQRTSLDVQGEVFAEMLAHWDLEQPMVVAHDFGGATTLRAHLLHGCDFERYVLMNVVAMRPWGSEFFDHVGRHVDAFLGLPPHIHRAVVEAYIKGAIVNDIAPGDFEKLVEPWLAEEGRGSFYRQFAQADEKYTAEVEPAFGDVRCPVKIIWGKDDPWIPLERGKALHALIPQASFETLPGVGHLPQLEAPDLVLERLNAFLSRDGED; encoded by the coding sequence ATGTCGTGGAAACTCGATGAGACCGTGGAAACATCCGCGGGCGCTGTCGCAGCGGGGCAATCTGGCACTGGGCCCGCGCTCGTGTTGGCTCATGGCTGGCCGTGGTCTTCATTCTCATGGCATCGGATTATTCCAGACCTTGCAAGGCGGTATCGTGTCCACTGGTACGATATGCCCGGCTACGGGCGATCCGACAAAGGCGCGGAGCAGCGCACCTCACTCGACGTGCAAGGAGAAGTATTCGCCGAGATGCTGGCGCATTGGGACCTTGAGCAGCCCATGGTCGTTGCCCATGATTTCGGCGGAGCGACGACGCTACGGGCGCATTTGCTCCATGGCTGCGACTTCGAGCGGTATGTCCTGATGAATGTCGTCGCCATGCGCCCTTGGGGATCGGAGTTCTTCGATCATGTCGGTCGCCATGTGGATGCCTTTCTGGGCCTGCCGCCGCATATCCACAGAGCGGTCGTGGAGGCTTATATCAAGGGGGCGATCGTAAATGACATCGCGCCCGGAGATTTCGAGAAACTTGTCGAGCCGTGGCTTGCCGAGGAGGGACGAGGAAGCTTCTATCGGCAATTCGCGCAAGCCGACGAAAAATATACCGCCGAAGTCGAGCCGGCGTTCGGGGATGTCAGGTGTCCGGTAAAGATAATTTGGGGCAAGGACGATCCATGGATCCCGCTGGAGCGAGGCAAAGCGCTTCATGCGCTGATCCCGCAGGCATCGTTCGAAACATTACCTGGCGTCGGTCACTTGCCTCAGCTCGAAGCCCCGGATCTCGTCCTGGAGCGGCTGAACGCTTTTCTATCGCGCGACGGCGAAGACTGA
- a CDS encoding hemolysin family protein: MNDKPETAARPDAGSATKPSEQTEEDSSPSTTTGSFASEPSPAGPSLFDRVLGLFRQRNGTSLREEIADALAETASDAGAFSPGERAMLNNILRLREVRVEDVMVPRADIEAVEITTNLGDLLGLFEQSGHSRMPVYSETLDDPRGMVHIRDVLAHITKLARVRKGRTTRKAAPATLLDLAKVDLTRTIGDLTLIRPVLFVPPSMLASDLMGRMQAMRTQMALVIDEYGGTDGLVSLEDIVEMVVGDIEDEHDEDEPMITQTGEGVFVVDGKAEIDEVAKMIGEDFAAGEHGEYVDTIGGMIFNTLGRVPARGEVVQAIPGFEFHVLDADPRRVKRVRIVETQKGERRRRAVRAEQA, from the coding sequence ATGAACGACAAACCAGAGACTGCCGCCCGCCCAGACGCCGGCAGTGCGACCAAGCCATCCGAACAGACGGAAGAGGACTCTAGTCCGAGTACCACGACCGGCAGCTTCGCCAGCGAGCCATCGCCTGCCGGTCCTTCCCTGTTCGATCGCGTGCTCGGCCTGTTCAGGCAGCGCAACGGCACCAGCCTGCGCGAGGAGATCGCCGACGCGCTTGCCGAAACGGCGAGCGATGCCGGCGCCTTTTCGCCCGGCGAACGGGCCATGCTCAACAACATTCTGCGCCTGCGCGAGGTTCGCGTCGAGGATGTCATGGTGCCGCGCGCCGACATCGAGGCGGTCGAGATCACGACGAACCTTGGCGATCTTCTGGGACTGTTCGAGCAGTCCGGCCATTCCCGCATGCCGGTCTATTCGGAGACGCTCGACGACCCGCGCGGCATGGTCCACATCCGCGACGTGCTCGCTCACATCACCAAGCTCGCCCGCGTCAGAAAGGGCAGGACGACCAGGAAAGCTGCCCCTGCCACGCTTCTCGATCTCGCCAAGGTCGATCTCACCCGCACCATCGGCGACCTGACCCTGATCCGCCCGGTGCTTTTCGTGCCCCCGTCGATGCTCGCCTCCGATCTGATGGGGCGGATGCAGGCGATGCGCACCCAGATGGCGCTGGTCATCGACGAATATGGCGGCACCGATGGTCTGGTCTCGCTCGAGGATATCGTCGAGATGGTGGTCGGCGACATCGAGGACGAGCACGACGAGGACGAGCCGATGATCACCCAGACCGGCGAGGGCGTGTTCGTCGTCGACGGCAAGGCCGAGATCGACGAGGTCGCCAAGATGATAGGCGAGGATTTCGCTGCCGGCGAGCATGGCGAATATGTCGACACGATCGGCGGCATGATCTTCAACACGCTTGGCCGGGTCCCGGCCCGCGGCGAAGTGGTGCAGGCCATCCCCGGCTTCGAATTCCATGTGCTCGACGCCGATCCACGCCGCGTCAAACGCGTGCGCATCGTGGAGACCCAGAAAGGCGAGCGCCGGCGGCGCGCCGTCCGCGCCGAGCAGGCTTGA
- a CDS encoding LysR substrate-binding domain-containing protein — protein MSQVPIRSIWVFHAAARAGSISRAAEELNVTPSAVTQQVQALETQLGVTLLTKVGRGILLTEAGERFFASINDGAEQIAEATNAIRGYRSITALTVRATPTLSNKWLLPRLGAFLTANPDLEVRLDGTNEPTDFNREAVDLEIRHGDGKWPGLFVEGLIEESFVPVCAPSIAKPASLAAQEVLQFRLIHSVKSQAQWTRWLALAGVESNERWRRVLFDRSHMAIDAAAGGLGIALESTLMMQRELSEGSLICPVRDAPEIHIVTQWIACPRDHLRHKKVRVFLDWLRGEALSAAPKC, from the coding sequence ATGTCGCAAGTTCCGATCCGCTCGATCTGGGTGTTTCACGCAGCTGCCCGCGCCGGTAGCATTTCGCGGGCCGCCGAAGAGCTGAACGTCACACCGTCCGCCGTCACTCAGCAGGTCCAGGCGCTTGAGACACAACTAGGTGTCACGTTGCTTACCAAGGTCGGTCGTGGCATCCTGCTGACGGAGGCCGGCGAGCGGTTTTTCGCCTCGATCAACGATGGCGCGGAGCAGATTGCAGAGGCAACCAATGCAATCCGTGGCTATCGTTCGATCACCGCACTCACCGTGCGCGCGACGCCAACTCTGTCGAACAAATGGCTACTGCCGCGCCTCGGCGCGTTCCTGACTGCAAATCCCGATCTCGAGGTGCGGCTGGATGGCACCAATGAACCGACCGATTTCAACCGCGAAGCCGTGGATCTGGAAATCAGACACGGCGACGGCAAGTGGCCCGGCCTGTTCGTTGAGGGCCTCATCGAAGAGAGCTTTGTTCCGGTTTGCGCGCCGTCGATCGCCAAGCCCGCCAGTCTCGCGGCACAAGAAGTGCTGCAGTTTCGCCTGATTCACTCGGTCAAGTCTCAGGCACAATGGACCCGATGGCTGGCGCTTGCGGGCGTCGAATCCAATGAGAGGTGGCGACGCGTTCTATTCGACCGCAGCCACATGGCGATTGATGCGGCTGCCGGTGGGCTTGGTATAGCTCTGGAGAGCACTTTGATGATGCAGCGCGAGCTATCCGAAGGCAGCCTGATCTGCCCGGTTCGCGACGCACCCGAAATCCATATCGTGACGCAGTGGATCGCGTGCCCGCGCGATCATCTTCGCCACAAGAAGGTCCGCGTGTTTCTCGACTGGCTGCGTGGCGAGGCGCTATCCGCCGCGCCCAAATGTTGA
- a CDS encoding DctP family TRAP transporter solute-binding subunit → MNAFSIRSLLAGAAMLVATAAQAATTLTLSTPDPDGAEITVAANKFAELVAAKTNGEVTIKVFPNGTLYGGDPSGAVKQLAGGSLDMLVLATSLYANFNPKFSAISIPYLFDDEKQLRAYLSGEQGQELIADLNTIGIKGLSLWTRPFRQMTNSKLPIEKPADLAGLKFRVPNNPLWVEFFKKMGAAPTPMAFAEVYNALQLKVVDGQENPISVPLAAKFYEVQSFVSITNHMADGWVLGINPAKFDALSDAEKAAVTEAAKEAEAWKAENDAAQAETILKELEGHGMKVNHLTPEQQAAFVAVSKELFPVFAGLVKDQAFFDKSVAFVGKK, encoded by the coding sequence ATGAACGCTTTCTCGATCCGCAGCCTGCTTGCCGGTGCGGCCATGCTCGTCGCAACCGCCGCGCAGGCCGCAACGACCCTGACCCTGTCCACGCCCGATCCGGATGGTGCGGAAATCACTGTCGCTGCCAACAAGTTTGCTGAACTGGTGGCCGCCAAGACCAACGGCGAAGTGACCATCAAGGTTTTCCCGAATGGCACGCTCTACGGCGGCGACCCATCGGGCGCGGTCAAGCAGCTTGCGGGCGGGTCGCTGGACATGCTGGTGTTGGCCACCTCGCTCTACGCCAACTTCAATCCGAAATTCTCGGCCATTTCGATCCCTTACCTCTTTGACGACGAGAAGCAGCTGCGCGCCTATCTCTCCGGCGAGCAGGGTCAGGAGCTGATTGCCGATCTAAACACCATCGGCATCAAGGGCCTGAGCTTGTGGACCCGCCCGTTCCGCCAGATGACCAACTCCAAGCTGCCGATCGAGAAACCGGCGGATCTGGCCGGACTGAAGTTCCGCGTCCCAAACAACCCGCTTTGGGTCGAGTTCTTCAAAAAAATGGGCGCTGCGCCGACCCCGATGGCTTTCGCCGAAGTCTACAACGCACTGCAGTTGAAGGTCGTCGACGGGCAAGAGAACCCGATCAGCGTGCCGCTCGCTGCCAAGTTCTACGAGGTACAGAGCTTCGTCTCAATCACCAATCACATGGCTGACGGCTGGGTGCTCGGCATCAATCCAGCCAAGTTCGACGCACTGTCCGATGCCGAGAAGGCGGCGGTCACTGAGGCGGCCAAGGAAGCCGAGGCCTGGAAGGCCGAGAACGATGCGGCGCAGGCCGAGACGATCCTCAAGGAACTGGAGGGCCACGGCATGAAGGTCAACCATCTGACGCCGGAGCAGCAGGCCGCTTTCGTGGCGGTTTCGAAGGAGTTGTTCCCGGTCTTTGCCGGTCTGGTGAAGGACCAGGCCTTCTTCGACAAGAGTGTTGCCTTTGTCGGAAAGAAGTAA
- the ybeY gene encoding rRNA maturation RNase YbeY yields MCRGDLPVPIDIDIAVEAGDWPDEAALTRLVYGAVAAAFAETGAAGSSELSIVFSDDAHIRSLNAGWRGKDKPTNVLSFPAFPLAKGGPLPPMLGDIVLAAETVVREAALEDKPVDDHIIHLVIHGLLHLLGYDHETDAEAEEMEAVERAALARLAIPDPYA; encoded by the coding sequence ATCTGTAGGGGGGATCTTCCGGTTCCCATCGACATCGATATAGCAGTCGAAGCGGGCGACTGGCCCGATGAGGCCGCGCTGACGCGGCTGGTCTATGGCGCCGTTGCCGCCGCGTTTGCCGAAACCGGTGCGGCCGGCAGTTCCGAGCTCAGCATCGTTTTTTCTGACGACGCCCATATACGCAGTCTCAATGCGGGATGGCGTGGCAAGGACAAACCGACCAACGTCCTGTCTTTCCCGGCTTTTCCGCTCGCCAAGGGGGGTCCGCTGCCGCCCATGCTGGGCGACATTGTGCTGGCCGCCGAGACGGTTGTGCGGGAAGCCGCACTGGAAGACAAGCCTGTCGACGACCATATCATCCATCTCGTCATCCACGGCCTGCTGCATTTGCTGGGCTACGATCACGAGACCGACGCCGAGGCCGAAGAAATGGAAGCCGTCGAACGCGCAGCACTTGCAAGGCTTGCCATTCCCGATCCCTACGCGTAA
- the miaB gene encoding tRNA (N6-isopentenyl adenosine(37)-C2)-methylthiotransferase MiaB, translating to MNVYDSQRMTDALAADGYTATDTIGEADLVLLNTCHIREKAAEKVYSELGRIREMKAERARAGGVMLVGVAGCVAQAEGAEIIRRSPSVDLVIGPQTYHRLPHVLARVRGGEKIVETDYAIEDKFEHLPQPKRAEIIRRGVTAFLTVQEGCDKFCTFCVVPYTRGSEVSRPVAQIVAEAERLAQAGVREVTLLGQNVNAWHGEGENAEEWGLGRLLFRLAEIPGLARLRYTTSHPRDMDDELIAAHRDLPALMPYLHLPVQSGSDRILKAMNRRHTAKDYLTLLDRIRAARSDIALSGDFIVGFPGETDADFESTMDLVRQVNYASAFSFKYSPRPGTPGAELAGHVPEAVKDERLQRLQALLLSQQQEFGASLVGSTIETLIEKPGRQAGQKVGRSPWLQPVIVDEKSGEIGEIVQVRITKTGYNSLFAELA from the coding sequence ATGAACGTCTACGATTCGCAGCGCATGACCGACGCGCTGGCCGCCGACGGCTATACTGCTACGGATACGATCGGCGAGGCCGATCTGGTGCTGCTCAACACCTGCCATATCCGGGAGAAAGCCGCCGAAAAGGTCTATTCCGAACTCGGCCGCATTCGTGAGATGAAGGCCGAGCGGGCTCGGGCCGGCGGCGTGATGCTGGTCGGCGTCGCCGGCTGCGTGGCGCAGGCCGAGGGCGCCGAGATCATCCGCCGCTCGCCTTCTGTCGATCTGGTCATCGGCCCGCAGACCTATCACCGGCTGCCGCATGTGCTGGCACGGGTGCGCGGCGGCGAAAAGATCGTTGAGACCGACTACGCCATCGAGGACAAGTTCGAGCATCTGCCGCAGCCGAAGCGCGCCGAGATCATCAGGCGCGGCGTCACCGCGTTCCTGACCGTCCAGGAAGGTTGTGACAAGTTTTGCACCTTCTGCGTCGTGCCCTATACCAGAGGCTCGGAAGTGTCGCGGCCGGTGGCGCAGATCGTCGCCGAGGCCGAGCGGCTGGCGCAAGCCGGCGTGCGCGAGGTGACGCTGCTTGGCCAGAACGTCAATGCCTGGCACGGCGAAGGCGAAAACGCCGAGGAATGGGGTCTTGGCCGCCTGCTGTTCCGGCTGGCCGAGATTCCCGGGCTGGCGCGGCTGCGCTACACCACCAGCCACCCGCGCGACATGGACGACGAATTGATCGCCGCCCACCGTGACTTGCCGGCGCTGATGCCCTATCTGCATTTGCCTGTGCAATCCGGCTCCGACCGCATCCTCAAGGCGATGAACCGCAGGCATACGGCAAAAGACTATCTGACGCTGCTCGACCGGATCCGCGCCGCACGCAGCGATATCGCGCTTTCGGGCGACTTCATTGTCGGCTTTCCCGGCGAGACGGATGCGGATTTCGAGTCGACGATGGACCTTGTCCGCCAGGTGAACTATGCCTCGGCCTTCTCGTTCAAATATTCGCCGCGCCCCGGCACGCCGGGCGCGGAATTGGCCGGTCATGTGCCGGAAGCGGTCAAGGACGAGCGCCTGCAGCGGCTGCAGGCGCTGCTGCTGAGCCAGCAGCAGGAGTTCGGCGCCAGCCTGGTCGGCAGCACCATCGAGACGCTGATCGAGAAGCCGGGCCGCCAGGCCGGCCAGAAGGTCGGCCGCTCGCCGTGGCTGCAGCCGGTTATTGTTGATGAAAAGTCCGGCGAAATCGGTGAGATTGTCCAAGTACGAATCACGAAGACGGGTTACAACAGCCTGTTCGCCGAATTGGCCTGA
- a CDS encoding TRAP transporter large permease, whose amino-acid sequence MSIALLVLFLLMSALGVPLAVALGLASVAVIYVFTSTPIGLLSQSMFSAMNSFLLVAVPLFIFVGVLMERGRVAEKLFDFAEACVGWMPGGMGHVNVVSSVIFGGVSGSSVADIASIGAIEINAMERHGFPRGYAVGMTLCTSTLSSIIPPSILIVIAGSIANVSIGTLLVAGLIPGLFIAFAFMVFNHVYAVRHGYNPPSPMNFRKIAITGVNAILPMLTPVILLVGIVDGYFTPTEAAALAALYTLFLAVILYRTISLAELPGIIVDTARTSGTILFIAATAKLAAWVFTYDGLPQQVATLLGAISTGPTMVLILVFLFLIVVGMFMDAIAAMFILIPVLLPPAVSLGVDPMHFLIVTVVTLTLGLVTPPVGVCLFAAAQVARMSIEDVIKGSLAPMSILVLAILALVLFPVLTTGPIRLLGLY is encoded by the coding sequence ATGAGCATCGCGCTGCTCGTCCTTTTTCTGCTAATGAGCGCGCTCGGCGTTCCTCTGGCCGTGGCACTCGGCCTTGCGTCGGTCGCCGTGATCTACGTGTTCACCTCCACGCCGATCGGCCTCCTGTCGCAGAGCATGTTCTCCGCGATGAATTCCTTCCTGCTGGTGGCTGTGCCGCTCTTTATTTTCGTTGGCGTTCTGATGGAACGGGGGCGCGTCGCCGAGAAGCTGTTCGATTTTGCCGAGGCCTGCGTCGGCTGGATGCCGGGCGGTATGGGCCATGTAAATGTCGTATCTTCCGTTATCTTCGGGGGCGTTTCGGGCTCTTCCGTTGCCGACATCGCCTCGATCGGTGCGATCGAGATAAATGCGATGGAGCGGCACGGCTTTCCACGCGGCTATGCGGTCGGCATGACGCTCTGCACCTCGACTCTGTCGTCGATCATTCCGCCGTCGATCCTGATCGTCATCGCCGGTTCGATCGCCAACGTCTCAATCGGCACGCTGCTGGTAGCGGGCCTTATCCCTGGCCTTTTCATCGCCTTCGCCTTCATGGTGTTCAACCATGTCTATGCGGTCAGGCACGGCTACAATCCGCCGTCGCCGATGAACTTCCGCAAAATCGCGATCACCGGCGTGAACGCGATCCTGCCGATGCTGACGCCCGTCATCTTGCTGGTCGGTATCGTGGACGGCTATTTCACGCCTACCGAGGCGGCAGCCCTTGCCGCGCTCTATACGCTGTTCCTGGCGGTGATCCTCTACAGGACGATTTCGCTGGCGGAACTTCCGGGTATCATCGTCGACACAGCGCGCACCTCCGGAACGATATTGTTCATCGCTGCGACCGCCAAGCTTGCGGCCTGGGTCTTCACTTATGACGGCCTACCGCAACAGGTAGCGACCCTGCTCGGCGCGATCAGCACAGGCCCGACGATGGTGCTCATCCTCGTCTTCCTGTTCCTGATCGTGGTCGGCATGTTCATGGACGCTATCGCCGCCATGTTCATCCTGATCCCGGTTCTGCTGCCGCCGGCGGTGTCATTGGGCGTCGATCCGATGCATTTCCTCATCGTGACAGTCGTTACGCTGACGCTGGGGCTGGTGACGCCACCGGTCGGTGTCTGCCTATTCGCGGCGGCGCAGGTTGCCAGGATGTCGATTGAGGATGTGATCAAGGGGTCGCTCGCACCGATGTCGATCCTGGTCCTGGCGATCCTTGCGCTGGTGCTGTTCCCGGTTCTCACCACCGGACCGATCCGCCTGCTCGGGCTATATTGA
- the rimI gene encoding ribosomal protein S18-alanine N-acetyltransferase, which produces MRIPFLQPRRRDFALERLTIADSAALSVLHREDFVRPWSDDEFAALIEQDTVFGYAARETGQGAKPPVGFVLARLAAGEGEILTVAVARSHRRQGLGWQLMDAVLRELHAQRAEALFLEVDETNVAAIALYRRLGFREVGKRANYYRSPEHGPTGALVMRRDLR; this is translated from the coding sequence ATGCGCATCCCTTTCCTCCAGCCGCGCCGCAGGGACTTTGCGCTCGAGCGGCTGACGATCGCTGATAGCGCGGCTCTGTCGGTGCTGCATCGCGAGGATTTCGTCCGGCCGTGGAGCGATGACGAATTCGCCGCGCTGATCGAGCAGGACACGGTGTTCGGCTATGCCGCCCGCGAGACCGGCCAGGGTGCCAAGCCGCCGGTCGGTTTTGTGCTGGCGCGCCTGGCAGCCGGCGAAGGCGAGATCCTGACTGTCGCGGTGGCGCGCTCCCATCGCCGCCAGGGGCTCGGCTGGCAATTGATGGATGCGGTGCTGCGCGAACTGCATGCGCAACGCGCAGAGGCGCTTTTCCTCGAGGTCGACGAGACCAACGTCGCCGCGATCGCGCTCTACCGGCGGCTGGGATTCCGCGAGGTCGGCAAACGTGCCAACTATTACAGATCGCCCGAGCACGGCCCGACCGGAGCGCTTGTCATGCGCCGCGATCTTCGCTAG
- a CDS encoding lysophospholipid acyltransferase family protein produces the protein MIGKIRIFLALSLVVAGSLVLVPLQILSMKTGLWRETFILKIWHRLIIRALGMRIHIKGTLSSQRPLLVASNHVSWTDIMVLGSMADVTFIARADMAGWPLIGMLSKLQRTVFIERERKRSSGDQASEIASRMAKGDAMVLFAEGSTSDGNMILPFKSTLFGAASMAISGGAAETVFIQPVAIVYTRLHGVPLGRRHRPIAAWIGDEDLMPHLKVLMAEGGLDVEVHFGEPVAFSKGSSRKETARLMESQVRDMVQAALADPRPSR, from the coding sequence ATGATCGGAAAAATCAGGATTTTCCTGGCGCTGAGCCTCGTTGTCGCAGGCTCGTTGGTTCTCGTGCCGTTGCAGATCCTGTCGATGAAGACCGGCCTCTGGCGCGAGACGTTCATCCTGAAGATCTGGCACCGGCTCATCATCCGGGCGCTCGGCATGCGCATCCATATCAAGGGGACCTTGTCCAGCCAGCGCCCGTTATTGGTTGCGTCGAACCACGTCTCCTGGACCGACATCATGGTGCTGGGGTCGATGGCCGATGTGACGTTCATCGCCAGGGCCGACATGGCCGGCTGGCCATTGATCGGCATGTTGTCGAAGCTGCAGCGCACCGTTTTCATCGAGCGTGAGCGCAAACGTTCGTCGGGCGACCAGGCGAGCGAGATCGCCAGCCGCATGGCCAAGGGCGACGCCATGGTGCTGTTTGCCGAAGGGTCGACCAGCGACGGCAACATGATCCTGCCGTTCAAAAGCACGCTGTTCGGCGCTGCCTCGATGGCGATTTCGGGAGGGGCGGCCGAAACGGTCTTCATCCAGCCGGTGGCGATCGTCTATACGCGCCTGCACGGCGTGCCGCTCGGCCGCAGGCACCGGCCGATTGCCGCCTGGATCGGCGACGAGGACTTGATGCCTCATCTCAAGGTGCTGATGGCGGAGGGCGGGCTCGATGTCGAAGTGCATTTCGGCGAGCCGGTCGCCTTCTCCAAGGGCTCCAGCCGCAAGGAAACGGCCAGGCTGATGGAAAGTCAGGTGCGTGACATGGTGCAGGCGGCGCTCGCCGATCCGCGCCCGAGCCGGTAA
- a CDS encoding gluconokinase, translating into MGVSGTGKTEIARGLANRLGVDWIEADTYHSAANVERMRRGDGLTDEMRWPWLAAVAEAALALPSRPAVVACSALKRSYRDFLRERLGQVGFAFLDGSEELILQRLGSRKNHFAGFSLLSSQLATLELPMPDERFLALPIAWSPQSIVEKAAAALG; encoded by the coding sequence ATGGGCGTCTCCGGCACCGGCAAGACGGAGATCGCCCGAGGCCTAGCAAACCGTCTCGGCGTCGATTGGATCGAGGCTGATACCTATCACAGCGCGGCGAATGTGGAGCGCATGCGACGCGGTGATGGGTTGACGGACGAAATGCGTTGGCCGTGGCTGGCTGCGGTGGCGGAAGCGGCGCTGGCGCTGCCCTCGCGTCCGGCGGTCGTCGCCTGTTCGGCCCTCAAGCGCAGCTATCGCGATTTTCTGCGGGAACGACTTGGCCAGGTCGGCTTCGCTTTCCTCGATGGATCGGAGGAACTGATCCTGCAGCGCCTTGGCAGCCGCAAGAACCATTTCGCTGGATTCTCATTGCTATCCAGCCAACTCGCGACGCTGGAACTCCCGATGCCCGACGAGCGCTTTTTGGCGCTGCCGATTGCGTGGAGCCCGCAGAGCATCGTGGAGAAGGCCGCGGCCGCATTGGGCTGA
- a CDS encoding PhoH family protein has protein sequence MAHIVLTFDNNKLASALYGQFDENLARLEQKLGVDIRSRGNQLTIKGSASAAEQARRALDNLYGILQKGADIGQSDVDGAVRMAIAADDQLTLPTLERKGKVSAAQISTRKKTIYARSLNQDAYMRALERSELVFGIGPAGTGKTFLAVAHAAMLLERGMVERIVLSRPAVEAGERLGFLPGDMKEKVDPYLRPLYDALYEMMPADKVERAIAAEVIEIAPLAFMRGRTLAHSAVILDEAQNTTPMQMKMFLTRLGENSRMIVTGDPTQIDLPQNTKSGLVEALRILDGVTGMVTVRFNEGDVVRHPLVAEIVKAYDRDGKLARGLGAEG, from the coding sequence ATGGCGCACATCGTTCTGACTTTCGACAATAACAAGCTTGCCAGCGCCCTCTATGGCCAGTTCGATGAGAATCTGGCCAGGCTCGAGCAGAAGCTTGGCGTCGATATCCGCTCGCGCGGCAACCAGCTGACCATCAAGGGCTCCGCCTCGGCCGCCGAGCAGGCGCGCCGCGCCCTGGACAATCTCTACGGCATTCTCCAGAAAGGCGCTGACATCGGCCAGTCGGACGTTGACGGCGCCGTGCGCATGGCGATCGCCGCCGACGACCAGCTGACACTGCCGACGCTGGAGCGCAAGGGCAAGGTGTCCGCCGCCCAGATATCGACGCGCAAGAAGACGATCTATGCCCGCTCGCTCAACCAGGACGCCTATATGCGCGCGCTGGAGCGGTCCGAACTCGTCTTCGGCATCGGCCCGGCTGGCACCGGAAAAACCTTCCTGGCGGTGGCGCATGCGGCCATGCTGCTCGAACGTGGCATGGTCGAGCGCATCGTGCTGTCGCGGCCGGCCGTCGAGGCCGGCGAGCGGCTCGGCTTCCTGCCCGGCGACATGAAGGAGAAGGTCGATCCCTATCTGCGGCCGCTCTATGACGCGCTTTACGAGATGATGCCGGCCGACAAGGTCGAGCGGGCCATTGCCGCCGAGGTGATCGAGATCGCGCCGCTGGCCTTCATGCGCGGCCGCACACTGGCGCACTCCGCCGTCATCCTCGACGAGGCGCAGAACACCACGCCGATGCAGATGAAAATGTTCCTGACCCGTCTCGGCGAGAATTCGCGCATGATCGTCACCGGCGATCCGACCCAGATAGACCTGCCGCAAAACACCAAATCGGGTCTGGTCGAGGCGCTCAGGATCCTCGACGGCGTCACCGGCATGGTGACGGTGCGGTTCAACGAAGGCGACGTCGTCAGGCATCCGCTGGTCGCCGAGATCGTCAAGGCCTACGACCGCGATGGCAAGCTGGCCCGGGGCCTGGGCGCCGAAGGCTAG